The Astatotilapia calliptera chromosome 2, fAstCal1.2, whole genome shotgun sequence genome includes a window with the following:
- the pcgf3 gene encoding polycomb group RING finger protein 3 isoform X2 yields MCMQVCRSCLVKYLEENNTCPTCRIVIHQSHPLQYIGHDRTMQDIVYKLVPGLQEAEIKKQREFYQKLGMEVPGDIKGELCNMKTHLDQRNGDAKSEDTANKEAGEEKPEEDNDYHRSDEQVSICLECNSSKLRGLKRKWIRCSAQATVLHLKKFIAKKLNLTSFNELDILCNEEILGKDHTLKFVVVTRWRFKKSPLLLHYRPKMDLL; encoded by the exons ATGTGTATGCAAG TCTGCAGAAGCTGCCTTGTGAAGTATCTGGAGGAAAACAACACGTGCCCCACGTGTAGGATTGTTATTCATCAGAGCCATCCACTGCAGTATATCGG CCATGACAGAACAATGCAAGACATTGTCTATAAGTTGGTACCGGGACTACAAGAGG CGGAGATAAAGAAACAAAGGGAATTCTATCAGAAGTTGGGGATGGAGGTGCCCGGAGACATTAAAGGAGAACTTTGCAACATGAAGACTCATCTAGATCAACGCAACG GTGATGCCAAATCAGAAGACACGGCCAATAAGGAGGCAGGAGAGGAGAAACCAGAGGAGGACAACGACTATCACCGTAGTGACGAGCAG GTCAGCATCTGCTTGGAGTGCAACAGCAGCAAGCTTCGCGGTCTGAAGCGCAAGTGGATCCGCTGTTCAGCACAAGCCACGGTCCTCCACCTCAAGAAGTTCATTGCCAAAAAGCTTAACCTGACATCATTTAATGAG CTGGACATTTTATGCAACGAGGAAATCTTGGGGAAGGACCACACTTTGaaatttgttgttgttacaaGATGGAGATTTAAG AAATCCCCCCTCCTGCTCCATTACAGACCCAAGATGGATCTGCTGTAG
- the pcgf3 gene encoding polycomb group RING finger protein 3 isoform X1, with amino-acid sequence MAVLGNPDMLTRKIKLCHINAHITCRLCEGYLIDATTVTECLHTFCRSCLVKYLEENNTCPTCRIVIHQSHPLQYIGHDRTMQDIVYKLVPGLQEAEIKKQREFYQKLGMEVPGDIKGELCNMKTHLDQRNGDAKSEDTANKEAGEEKPEEDNDYHRSDEQVSICLECNSSKLRGLKRKWIRCSAQATVLHLKKFIAKKLNLTSFNELDILCNEEILGKDHTLKFVVVTRWRFKKSPLLLHYRPKMDLL; translated from the exons ATGGCGGTATTAGGG AACCCCGACATGCTGACGAGGAAGATAAAGCTGTGTCACATCAACGCCCACATCACATGTCGTCTGTGTGAGGGCTACCTGATTGACGCCACCACGGTCACAGAGTGCTTACACACCT TCTGCAGAAGCTGCCTTGTGAAGTATCTGGAGGAAAACAACACGTGCCCCACGTGTAGGATTGTTATTCATCAGAGCCATCCACTGCAGTATATCGG CCATGACAGAACAATGCAAGACATTGTCTATAAGTTGGTACCGGGACTACAAGAGG CGGAGATAAAGAAACAAAGGGAATTCTATCAGAAGTTGGGGATGGAGGTGCCCGGAGACATTAAAGGAGAACTTTGCAACATGAAGACTCATCTAGATCAACGCAACG GTGATGCCAAATCAGAAGACACGGCCAATAAGGAGGCAGGAGAGGAGAAACCAGAGGAGGACAACGACTATCACCGTAGTGACGAGCAG GTCAGCATCTGCTTGGAGTGCAACAGCAGCAAGCTTCGCGGTCTGAAGCGCAAGTGGATCCGCTGTTCAGCACAAGCCACGGTCCTCCACCTCAAGAAGTTCATTGCCAAAAAGCTTAACCTGACATCATTTAATGAG CTGGACATTTTATGCAACGAGGAAATCTTGGGGAAGGACCACACTTTGaaatttgttgttgttacaaGATGGAGATTTAAG AAATCCCCCCTCCTGCTCCATTACAGACCCAAGATGGATCTGCTGTAG